In Wolinella succinogenes DSM 1740, a single genomic region encodes these proteins:
- the fliW gene encoding flagellar assembly protein FliW: MVYELKSPLLGFEEIKEFDLVEVDEMFAKIKAINNPSIEITLANPYALREYSFDIPAYIQALLDINAQSKVRVFCTVVIQNPIDESRVNFLAPLIFNDDNQTAAQIALSIKDYPDFSVADKIKNYVKE; the protein is encoded by the coding sequence GTGGTGTATGAATTGAAATCTCCCCTCTTAGGTTTTGAAGAGATCAAGGAATTTGATCTAGTTGAAGTGGATGAGATGTTTGCCAAGATTAAAGCAATCAATAACCCCTCCATTGAGATCACGCTTGCTAACCCCTATGCGCTCAGAGAGTATTCCTTTGATATTCCTGCGTACATTCAGGCTCTTTTGGATATAAATGCACAAAGCAAAGTTCGCGTTTTTTGCACGGTGGTGATCCAAAATCCCATCGATGAATCTAGAGTCAATTTCCTTGCGCCTCTTATTTTTAATGATGACAACCAGACGGCGGCTCAAATCGCTCTCTCGATCAAGGACTATCCCGACTTTAGCGTGGCGGACAAGATCAAAAACTATGTGAAGGAGTAA